Proteins from a single region of Chryseobacterium sp. W4I1:
- a CDS encoding DUF4142 domain-containing protein — protein sequence MACKKNETTTVSHSTDSVSVTPMDSPMAVNDTVKTTNTPASSTLSDQDKKFADAAAKGGLMEVMMGRLAATNGTHASVKTLGEMMVKDHSKANDELKKWASSANYTLPSVLDADQQKKYDDLKAKKGTDFDRMYADLMVSDHKKDIEEFKKEGSDGTEANLKSFANKTLPTLQHHLMESEKTKAAVK from the coding sequence TGACGCCAATGGACTCTCCAATGGCTGTAAACGACACTGTAAAAACCACCAACACTCCAGCTTCCAGTACTCTTAGTGATCAGGACAAAAAATTTGCTGATGCTGCTGCCAAAGGAGGTCTCATGGAAGTAATGATGGGACGACTGGCTGCTACCAATGGCACACATGCTTCGGTAAAGACCTTGGGAGAAATGATGGTAAAAGATCATAGCAAGGCCAATGATGAACTCAAAAAATGGGCATCGTCAGCTAACTACACACTGCCATCTGTTTTAGATGCTGATCAACAAAAGAAATATGATGACCTGAAAGCAAAAAAAGGAACAGATTTCGACCGCATGTATGCGGATTTAATGGTTTCTGATCATAAAAAGGATATTGAAGAATTTAAAAAAGAAGGTTCTGACGGTACTGAGGCAAACCTAAAATCTTTTGCCAACAAAACATTACCTACGTTACAACACCACCTAATGGAATCAGAAAAAACTAAGGCTGCAGTTAAATAA